The Oscillatoria acuminata PCC 6304 genomic interval CAGGTTTACGCCTGGATTTAGTCGAAGTGTAACCGTTATTGCGGTAGGCTAGACTCAATGGGATGACTCTCTTGGCCTTCACCGGGTTTAATGGAAAGGCGAGGATGATCCAAACATTAGGGTCCCAGTGGTAGGTGCGGTTGCTGAGGCTGCGGCATTTCCATCACTACTGGGTATTGTTCGGCAACAAAGGGGTAAAATAGGGGAAGGCGTTATCCATAAGATAAGATTGTTCTGATTATGTATTTGACTTGGTTAGACAGTAATTCGTGGCTCATTGAACTAGCCGGGAAACGGATCCTACTTGACCCTTGGTTAGTAGGTCCATTAGTTTTTGGAAACCAGCCTTGGTTGTTCAAAAGCGATCGCCGCAGTCCCCGCCCTATCCCGGACAATATCGACCTGATTTTACTGTCCCAGGGTTTGGAAGACCATGCACATCCGCCCACTTTAAAACAACTCGATCGCCAGATTCCGGTTGTTGCTTCGGTGAATGCGGCTAAGATTGTCCAGGAGTTGAATTATACTCAAATCACGCCTTTAGCGCATGGGGAATGTTTTTGCCTGGGAAATCAACTGGAAATTAAGGCGCTTCCCGGTTCACCCATTGGACCTTTTTCGGTGGAAAATGCCTATATTCTGCGGGATTTAGAAACGGGTAAGAGTTTATATTACGAACC includes:
- a CDS encoding MBL fold metallo-hydrolase produces the protein MYLTWLDSNSWLIELAGKRILLDPWLVGPLVFGNQPWLFKSDRRSPRPIPDNIDLILLSQGLEDHAHPPTLKQLDRQIPVVASVNAAKIVQELNYTQITPLAHGECFCLGNQLEIKALPGSPIGPFSVENAYILRDLETGKSLYYEPHGSHSPTLKNEAPIDVAIAPIVDLSLPLVGSIIKGKESALELAKMLQPQVMLPTAAGGDVIFEGVLMSLIRAQGTIEDFRSLLAKHKISTRAIDPKPGDRFEVPLEQRTAQVT